In the Paenibacillus sp. FSL H7-0357 genome, one interval contains:
- a CDS encoding ATP-binding cassette domain-containing protein, whose amino-acid sequence MAFRSISEHRLTDRSGPLIELTRATKVYGGRPVLREVSLTVESGTALALIGRNGSGKSTLLSILAGLTQLTSGTIQRSKGTISIGYAPEAFPGLKFSAEQYLRSMGRIGGMPEAGLQERITALLEAFHLEQFRTYPMTSFSKGMLQKVNLIQSLLPKPELLLLDEPMSGLDLPAQHTLIELLQELKQGGTAMVFSVHEPLCVETLADGVHVLQAGQTVMKVSETASLQDKPSTYIMCTAIAPQQKSALAEMPWLISIEAVRDEYGMECSGLTVEREWTDQCLRVVLDAGGSVISVERRRGLSGLMQWMDPKTVQEVQPL is encoded by the coding sequence ATGGCGTTTCGAAGTATTAGTGAACACCGATTGACGGACCGCAGCGGTCCTTTGATTGAACTTACCCGGGCTACCAAGGTTTATGGAGGACGCCCAGTTTTACGTGAAGTCTCACTCACGGTGGAAAGTGGAACGGCTCTGGCTTTGATCGGACGTAACGGTTCCGGCAAAAGTACGCTGCTCTCCATTTTAGCTGGACTTACCCAGCTTACTTCCGGGACAATCCAACGCAGCAAGGGGACGATTTCGATTGGTTATGCACCCGAGGCTTTCCCGGGTCTTAAATTTTCTGCTGAACAGTACTTACGCAGTATGGGCCGGATCGGCGGGATGCCGGAGGCGGGACTGCAAGAGCGCATAACAGCGCTGCTGGAGGCTTTTCATCTGGAGCAGTTCCGGACGTATCCTATGACCAGCTTCTCTAAAGGAATGCTGCAAAAGGTGAATCTGATTCAAAGTCTGCTTCCGAAGCCAGAATTGCTGCTGCTTGACGAGCCTATGTCCGGCCTGGATCTTCCGGCACAGCATACGCTGATTGAACTTCTTCAAGAGTTGAAGCAAGGCGGTACAGCGATGGTATTCTCCGTTCATGAGCCGCTTTGTGTGGAAACCCTTGCCGATGGCGTACATGTGCTTCAAGCAGGCCAAACGGTCATGAAGGTATCAGAAACAGCGAGTCTGCAGGATAAGCCTTCCACATACATAATGTGCACAGCTATTGCTCCTCAACAAAAATCGGCTTTGGCGGAGATGCCGTGGTTGATCTCTATAGAAGCGGTTCGGGATGAGTACGGGATGGAATGTTCCGGTTTAACTGTGGAAAGGGAATGGACAGATCAATGTCTCAGGGTTGTGCTTGATGCGGGCGGATCGGTGATTTCTGTAGAACGGCGCCGCGGCTTATCAGGGCTTATGCAATGGATGGACCCGAAGACTGTCCAGGAGGTACAACCTTTATGA
- a CDS encoding class I SAM-dependent methyltransferase, whose translation MNEVYKQIPLYRYLSFCNESDLERTVLDCGAGGDSPPLGLFAQYGYVASGIDCNPEQIDVAQTWAAEKGYELEIQQGDMRQLAFDDESFSFVYSYNSIFHMRKLEVAQSIEEMKRVLKPGGIMFVNFLTVNDFRCGEGGDLGQNQYEQFDDDLPVIHSYYTATEPDELFSGMKLLYKEDRVLQRIYDGQLITQGFVDYIVQKPLR comes from the coding sequence GTGAATGAAGTTTATAAGCAAATTCCACTGTACAGATACCTTAGTTTCTGTAATGAAAGTGACCTCGAACGGACTGTGCTGGATTGCGGAGCAGGTGGAGACAGCCCTCCACTTGGCTTATTCGCCCAGTATGGGTATGTGGCCAGCGGCATAGACTGTAATCCGGAGCAAATAGATGTAGCTCAGACCTGGGCTGCAGAAAAGGGCTATGAACTGGAAATACAGCAAGGTGATATGCGGCAGCTTGCCTTTGATGATGAGTCATTCAGCTTCGTCTACTCCTATAATTCTATCTTTCATATGAGGAAATTGGAGGTCGCACAATCCATAGAAGAAATGAAGAGAGTGCTGAAGCCTGGCGGGATCATGTTTGTTAACTTTTTGACGGTGAATGATTTCCGCTGCGGTGAAGGCGGCGATCTTGGACAGAATCAATACGAGCAGTTTGACGATGATCTGCCGGTGATCCACTCTTACTATACCGCTACAGAACCGGATGAATTGTTCAGCGGGATGAAGTTGCTGTATAAGGAAGACAGGGTGCTGCAGCGAATATATGACGGTCAACTGATCACCCAGGGTTTTGTAGATTATATCGTGCAGAAACCGCTTCGCTAA
- a CDS encoding sensor histidine kinase, whose amino-acid sequence MIHLIMIIQIVSFFFIYQSVSRYHFSVKEITIWLMIFISIGVVSTYFIGVWGAVALFFCFVGMSYFKNQKTFTSLGVFYGAYALVMNSFLGYLAADPITNLIEFVFRQSSVNIDYLPYLFTAMAPPIMNEIGLRVVRHYVPQLNKEILRESSKVILFPVIILLIIIILSVYPILSIGNKTGDFNSFHRTLLLGMWLLFIIALLYMQFQYNHIRKREIEKSKSEQLIQLTDYATQLEKIYDEFRSFRHDYANILLTLEEGIHREDWDQVKQVYEQTVKPTGQLMRKNEYSFVKLRNLHVSEIKSILAAKILIAQQMKIDVALEIEDPVHAIQMELISFTRILSILLDNAIEAATDTEESKIGIVLLEDTDIQLIRIENSCGEEVNLRRLGERGYSSKGKGRGLGLYNVQQIIKENNFASLETALQSGLFSQTLTLRKTGEQK is encoded by the coding sequence ATGATTCATTTAATAATGATAATTCAAATCGTAAGCTTCTTTTTTATTTATCAATCCGTTTCCCGCTATCACTTTAGTGTCAAAGAAATAACAATCTGGCTAATGATATTCATAAGCATTGGAGTTGTTTCTACATATTTTATCGGAGTATGGGGGGCCGTTGCTCTATTTTTCTGTTTTGTGGGCATGTCTTATTTTAAAAATCAAAAAACGTTTACCTCTTTAGGTGTGTTTTACGGGGCGTATGCCTTGGTCATGAATTCATTTTTAGGTTATCTCGCAGCAGATCCGATTACAAACTTAATTGAGTTTGTTTTTAGACAATCATCGGTTAATATAGACTATCTTCCTTATCTTTTTACAGCTATGGCGCCACCCATAATGAATGAGATCGGCCTAAGAGTGGTACGCCACTATGTTCCACAGCTCAATAAAGAAATTCTGCGGGAATCCAGCAAAGTGATTCTTTTTCCGGTGATCATTCTTTTAATCATCATTATCCTTTCGGTCTATCCGATTTTATCCATTGGTAATAAGACTGGTGATTTCAACTCGTTTCATCGAACATTATTATTAGGGATGTGGCTGCTATTTATCATTGCTTTGCTGTATATGCAGTTTCAATACAATCATATCCGGAAAAGAGAAATTGAAAAATCTAAAAGTGAGCAATTGATACAACTAACGGATTATGCAACGCAGCTCGAAAAAATTTATGATGAATTCAGAAGCTTCCGTCATGACTATGCGAATATCCTATTGACTCTGGAGGAAGGGATTCATCGGGAAGATTGGGATCAAGTCAAGCAGGTATATGAACAAACAGTTAAGCCAACGGGGCAATTGATGCGTAAGAATGAGTATAGCTTTGTCAAGCTGCGCAACCTGCATGTATCAGAGATCAAAAGTATTCTCGCCGCCAAAATTTTAATCGCCCAGCAAATGAAAATTGATGTTGCTTTGGAAATTGAAGATCCCGTTCATGCCATTCAAATGGAATTGATTTCATTTACAAGGATTCTCTCCATACTACTGGATAATGCGATTGAAGCAGCAACAGATACGGAAGAATCAAAGATTGGCATTGTGTTATTGGAGGATACGGACATACAACTGATAAGAATTGAAAATAGTTGCGGTGAGGAAGTCAATTTGCGACGGTTGGGAGAACGCGGATATTCCTCAAAAGGCAAGGGACGCGGATTAGGTTTATATAATGTGCAGCAAATTATAAAAGAAAATAACTTTGCGTCATTAGAAACAGCGCTCCAATCTGGCCTATTCTCACAGACGCTTACATTAAGAAAGACTGGAGAACAGAAATGA
- a CDS encoding response regulator transcription factor has product MNIFILEDNLIQQQRLERLIKTLALKHQIRYRSLISTARPDDLLSQIEKVADHQLYFLDLQINHEDQKGLEVAKEIRKKDPFGTIVIVTTHSELAPITFTYRVAALDFIEKDLPETEFIEKVTECLLIADSRRTIPVSSDNFSFENKYTSFQIPFSDILYFETMEIAHKIRLITKSKVLDFYAELNEIAGYDERLFRCHRAFVVNLANIRSVDKKNKLVLFDNDESCSVSRRLQKETLEKMEALRKNEF; this is encoded by the coding sequence ATGAATATATTTATTTTAGAAGATAATTTAATTCAGCAGCAGCGTTTAGAACGGCTCATCAAAACATTAGCGCTGAAGCATCAGATCCGTTACCGGAGTTTAATTTCGACCGCAAGACCTGATGATCTGTTATCGCAGATCGAGAAAGTGGCTGACCATCAATTATATTTTCTTGATTTGCAGATCAATCATGAGGATCAGAAGGGGTTGGAGGTTGCTAAGGAGATCCGGAAAAAAGATCCTTTTGGGACGATTGTTATTGTTACCACACATTCCGAGTTAGCGCCAATAACTTTTACATATCGAGTGGCTGCTTTAGATTTTATTGAAAAGGATTTACCGGAAACAGAATTTATTGAAAAGGTTACAGAGTGTCTTTTGATTGCTGATTCGCGCCGGACGATTCCGGTAAGTTCTGATAACTTTTCATTTGAGAATAAGTATACCAGCTTCCAAATTCCATTTTCCGATATCCTTTATTTTGAGACCATGGAAATTGCACATAAAATAAGATTAATAACAAAATCCAAAGTTCTTGATTTTTACGCTGAATTAAATGAAATTGCAGGTTATGATGAACGTCTGTTCCGTTGCCACCGGGCATTTGTAGTTAATTTAGCTAATATTAGATCCGTGGATAAAAAGAACAAGCTGGTCTTGTTTGATAATGATGAAAGTTGTTCAGTTTCAAGAAGACTGCAAAAGGAAACCCTTGAAAAGATGGAAGCGTTAAGGAAAAATGAGTTTTGA
- a CDS encoding ABC transporter permease, giving the protein MLRLMKIEWKRNNLAGYSIRAVISMMIIFGMVAGMAVMSNAQDEPMFLDFTAFMSLANIFIRVTFVVFSGIIISRLVIDEYKNKTIQLLFTYPIQRKKVMQAKLMIVLVFCFTCLVISTFIIEVLTVLLNPAAHFFETAASKEDVLATFPAILMASAMTAGLSLIPLSFGMRKKSTATTITSSVILGILLNSMISDGSSSVSMFQFIGVPIVFCLLGLALAYLSYRKIDRTDVA; this is encoded by the coding sequence ATGCTTAGACTAATGAAGATTGAATGGAAGAGAAATAATCTGGCGGGATATAGTATTAGGGCCGTGATTAGTATGATGATTATATTTGGAATGGTTGCAGGAATGGCTGTCATGTCAAATGCTCAGGATGAACCAATGTTTTTAGATTTTACAGCCTTTATGTCACTGGCTAACATCTTTATTCGCGTTACCTTTGTTGTTTTTTCAGGCATCATTATTTCCAGACTTGTGATTGATGAATATAAGAATAAGACCATTCAATTGTTATTTACCTATCCCATCCAACGCAAAAAAGTGATGCAAGCAAAGTTGATGATCGTATTAGTCTTCTGTTTCACATGTCTAGTGATTTCCACCTTCATCATTGAAGTATTGACAGTGTTATTAAATCCGGCAGCTCATTTTTTTGAAACAGCTGCATCAAAAGAAGATGTGCTGGCTACCTTCCCAGCCATTCTTATGGCTTCGGCAATGACAGCTGGCTTAAGTCTTATTCCATTGTCTTTCGGGATGCGTAAAAAATCTACAGCCACAACAATTACTAGTTCAGTAATCTTAGGGATTCTGCTAAATTCTATGATTTCTGATGGCAGCAGTTCTGTATCCATGTTTCAATTTATCGGCGTACCTATAGTTTTCTGCTTGTTAGGGTTGGCCCTAGCTTATTTATCCTATCGAAAAATTGACAGAACGGATGTTGCATAA
- a CDS encoding ABC transporter ATP-binding protein, with translation MGTMIMINQLSKAYKGNEIVSNVTMHIESGEIYGFLGPNGAGKTTIMKMILNLVKPTSGEIFVLNQPVLQTSFQYLGHIGSIIEYPVFYERLTAAENLQYHCDYTQIHAEDRIHEVLETVGLTGVEDKKVHEFSLGMKQRLGIARAILTKPEILILDEPINGLDPVGIKDIRMLLLKLKKECGMTILVSSHIVSEIESIADTIGIINHGQLIKEVKMSEIISENVEYLEIKVTDSKQASLVLERKLNIHDYEAVDLETIRVYQQDVSQSVINKELVLNNIVVNRIGTQQSNLEEYFLDLIHGGRQHA, from the coding sequence ATGGGGACCATGATCATGATTAACCAACTATCAAAGGCTTATAAGGGAAACGAAATAGTGTCAAATGTAACCATGCATATTGAATCTGGTGAAATCTACGGTTTCTTAGGACCAAACGGTGCGGGAAAAACAACAATTATGAAAATGATTCTTAATTTGGTGAAGCCAACATCCGGCGAAATTTTTGTACTCAATCAACCTGTGTTACAAACCTCTTTTCAATACTTAGGACATATCGGCAGTATCATTGAATATCCCGTTTTTTATGAACGGCTGACAGCTGCCGAAAACTTACAATATCATTGTGATTATACGCAGATTCATGCTGAGGACCGGATTCATGAGGTCTTAGAAACGGTTGGCTTAACCGGTGTGGAGGATAAAAAAGTACATGAGTTTTCTTTAGGAATGAAACAGCGATTGGGTATTGCCAGAGCCATCCTCACAAAGCCTGAGATCTTGATTCTGGACGAACCGATTAATGGTTTAGACCCTGTGGGAATTAAGGATATTCGCATGCTTTTGCTGAAGCTTAAGAAGGAGTGCGGTATGACAATTTTAGTCTCCAGCCATATTGTTTCAGAGATTGAATCGATTGCAGATACGATCGGAATCATTAATCATGGACAATTAATTAAGGAAGTTAAGATGAGTGAAATCATCAGCGAAAATGTTGAATACCTGGAGATAAAAGTGACTGACAGTAAGCAGGCTTCACTTGTGCTGGAGAGAAAATTAAACATCCATGACTATGAAGCGGTTGATCTGGAAACCATCCGGGTCTATCAACAAGATGTATCTCAATCGGTCATTAATAAAGAGCTGGTGCTCAATAATATCGTTGTAAATCGTATCGGAACACAGCAAAGCAACTTAGAAGAGTATTTCCTGGATCTTATTCATGGAGGCAGACAACATGCTTAG
- a CDS encoding DUF4097 family beta strand repeat-containing protein produces the protein MKTNKWIWISMAVVLVGILVVGLQGGAQDFELTEDFPANEIQSIEMNNDSWDLVVKESTDNQVHVDIVGYQTDKQKAPVVVTRNSNNLVIQQDKQIGGAFSAFSFHKEGTITVLIPKNTVERVRMVNNDGDINIRTLATHNLIVENKAGSVKFNQVEADSGDLNLIEGDLNVKDSSFDRIDVAARGNDLYFKNVTSSVMNLYSKSGEIVLGGVVEKGEMRVETSTGDIQVGYQTEPSNLKVAVDNAKGDTTVHLKKLLPTKNTDKNVDGTIGNGENLLQVKSKSGSITIK, from the coding sequence ATGAAAACTAATAAGTGGATTTGGATATCGATGGCGGTTGTTCTGGTGGGAATCCTTGTTGTTGGCTTGCAAGGTGGAGCTCAAGATTTTGAGTTGACAGAAGACTTCCCGGCGAATGAAATTCAGAGTATTGAAATGAATAATGATTCATGGGATCTTGTAGTGAAGGAATCAACAGACAATCAAGTTCATGTAGATATTGTGGGTTATCAGACGGACAAGCAGAAGGCTCCTGTTGTAGTGACACGTAATTCTAATAACTTGGTGATACAACAAGATAAGCAAATTGGCGGGGCCTTTTCAGCTTTTTCTTTTCATAAAGAGGGAACTATCACAGTCTTAATTCCCAAAAATACAGTAGAAAGAGTCAGAATGGTCAACAATGATGGAGATATCAATATTCGAACGTTGGCAACCCATAATTTAATCGTTGAAAATAAAGCAGGCAGTGTGAAATTTAATCAAGTTGAAGCAGATTCAGGGGACCTAAATCTCATAGAAGGGGACCTGAATGTAAAGGATAGCTCATTTGATAGAATAGACGTAGCTGCCAGGGGGAATGACCTTTATTTTAAAAATGTAACCAGTTCTGTTATGAATCTTTATTCTAAAAGTGGCGAAATCGTTCTTGGCGGGGTTGTGGAAAAAGGTGAAATGAGAGTCGAAACATCAACTGGAGATATTCAAGTAGGGTATCAAACTGAGCCATCCAACTTGAAAGTAGCAGTGGATAATGCAAAAGGAGATACGACGGTTCACTTGAAGAAGCTCTTGCCCACGAAGAATACAGACAAGAATGTAGATGGAACTATTGGCAATGGGGAGAATTTACTGCAAGTCAAAAGTAAATCAGGAAGTATTACTATTAAGTAA
- a CDS encoding winged helix-turn-helix domain-containing protein, with protein MITYNISKKQARLFLLQHQGLIAGGLPGGKTGIYEFVRHVGCIQYDPLNIAGHNHELVLQARVPGFIPAQANELLYQDRLLIDGWDKNMSIYCTEDWPCFQRLREAASGHHQGNEPLEATVLQVRDALSQRGPLSSLDLEGKEKINWAWAPARLSRAALETMYFRGEVSIHHRVHTRRYYDFTSRLLPEQVVAAADPNPTTEQYHDWYVLRRIGSIGLQWNKSGDGWLGISGLKSKERTAAVQRLLQNDSLREVHVEGIKLPLYMRTMDAPELEAVLQLGEEAEDPGSRFSPGSFAAALAPLDNLLWDRELIRQLFGFHYRWEVYKPVVEREYGYYVLPLLYGDRFIGRFEPVMNRKSGILTITRWWWEPEEVLTAERVPALRQALSSLARCTGASAIQFAPEVIKACGLEALETANL; from the coding sequence ATGATTACCTACAACATAAGCAAGAAGCAGGCTAGACTTTTTTTGCTGCAGCATCAGGGGCTGATCGCCGGTGGTCTTCCTGGCGGCAAGACAGGTATTTATGAATTCGTTCGCCATGTAGGCTGTATTCAATATGATCCGCTGAATATTGCCGGGCATAATCATGAGCTTGTGCTTCAGGCACGGGTTCCCGGCTTTATTCCCGCTCAAGCCAATGAGCTTCTGTACCAGGACAGGCTGCTGATCGACGGCTGGGACAAGAACATGTCGATCTATTGCACGGAAGACTGGCCCTGCTTCCAGCGGCTGAGGGAAGCAGCCTCCGGGCATCACCAGGGAAATGAACCTTTGGAAGCAACGGTGCTGCAAGTCCGTGATGCGCTGAGTCAGCGCGGCCCCCTCTCTTCTCTGGACCTGGAAGGCAAAGAGAAAATTAACTGGGCCTGGGCCCCTGCCAGATTGTCTCGGGCAGCTCTGGAAACCATGTACTTCCGGGGTGAAGTGTCCATTCATCACCGTGTGCATACCCGCCGCTACTACGATTTCACGTCACGCCTGCTGCCGGAGCAGGTCGTTGCAGCAGCCGATCCCAATCCCACGACTGAACAATACCATGACTGGTACGTGCTGCGGCGCATTGGCAGCATCGGACTCCAGTGGAATAAATCAGGTGATGGATGGCTTGGCATATCCGGTCTGAAGAGCAAAGAGCGGACCGCGGCAGTGCAGCGCCTGCTGCAGAATGACAGCCTGCGCGAGGTGCACGTGGAGGGTATTAAGCTGCCGCTTTACATGCGGACAATGGATGCGCCCGAGCTTGAAGCTGTGCTGCAGCTGGGGGAAGAGGCAGAAGATCCCGGAAGTAGATTTTCTCCGGGAAGTTTCGCCGCTGCTCTGGCTCCCTTGGACAATCTGTTGTGGGACAGAGAACTGATCCGGCAGCTGTTCGGATTTCATTACCGCTGGGAGGTATACAAACCTGTGGTGGAACGGGAATATGGTTACTACGTGCTTCCGCTCCTGTACGGTGACCGTTTTATCGGCCGGTTTGAGCCGGTCATGAACAGAAAAAGCGGCATCCTTACCATCACCCGCTGGTGGTGGGAGCCTGAAGAGGTGCTTACTGCAGAGAGGGTACCCGCACTGCGGCAGGCTCTGTCTTCCCTAGCGCGCTGCACAGGAGCATCCGCTATCCAATTTGCCCCGGAGGTGATCAAGGCATGTGGACTTGAAGCGCTGGAGACAGCAAATCTGTAG
- a CDS encoding four-helix bundle copper-binding protein: MTRIQYQECIDACIKCMNACNYSYVSSLKEYDLASLRESIRLDRECADICSFAVQAMTRQSPFVAEILRLCAEICERCADESSRHEHTHCQECIDSCRNAALACRLISDVVEVYA, encoded by the coding sequence ATGACCCGAATTCAATATCAGGAGTGCATTGACGCTTGTATAAAATGTATGAACGCCTGTAACTACAGCTATGTCTCAAGCCTGAAAGAATATGATCTAGCATCACTGCGGGAGAGCATCCGGCTTGACCGGGAATGCGCGGACATTTGTTCCTTCGCCGTTCAGGCAATGACCCGCCAAAGTCCATTTGTAGCGGAAATCCTTCGCTTATGTGCTGAAATCTGCGAACGTTGTGCCGACGAGAGCAGCAGACATGAGCATACTCATTGCCAGGAATGCATCGATTCCTGCCGCAATGCCGCATTAGCTTGCCGTCTAATCAGCGATGTCGTTGAGGTATACGCGTAA
- a CDS encoding ABC transporter ATP-binding protein — protein sequence MTQSTGKRLLQYALTAKKTFIAALLLLTIGVAAELAGPFIAKSMIDNHLLAIEKPYFQTDSSKDAAEYNNSFYKRGDRFAEGEAKGQEIRLLQVGKSFYFINEAVAQPAGERTFRDGEMHIQYGDTLSVYPAEKLSANELFAFYKPEFPGIYKLVGLYAIFLVISIIAEFGKTYWLQSSANQVIRKLRTDVYAHIQRLPVYFFDNLPAGKVVSRVTNDTEAVKDLFIAVLSNFSTGIINIIGVYVALFLLDIHLGLVSLFIVPIVILWIVLYRKVATKYNTIIRSRLSEINAIINESIQGMSIIRIFRRQKQSSEEFERLNDDYLKYQNKMLNLNAFTSHNLVNSLRSLSFVLVLWYFGFGSLDGSTFVSLGVLYAFVDVLGRMFQPITGMVNQLANLDSSMVSAGRVFTLMDEPGEPVTDGSMPRYKGDVVFKDVSFAYKKDFVLRDISFEARSGETVALVGHTGSGKSSIINLLFRFYDPQRGSITIDGQEVKDLPKQWLRSHMGIVLQDPYLFTGTIASNVSLGDERITRERVERALREVGADKLLSHLPKGFDEPVVEKGSTLSAGQRQLISFARALSFDPAILILDEATSNIDTETESIIQEALEVLKKGRTTFIIAHRLSTIRSADQILVLHHGEIVERGSHDELMALGGRYFRMYQLQLGAGAENGAAAGSASASSSASAAALQPSFKQG from the coding sequence TTGACACAAAGTACGGGCAAACGCCTGCTGCAGTACGCATTAACTGCCAAAAAAACATTTATCGCAGCACTACTGCTGCTTACTATCGGAGTGGCAGCCGAGCTGGCAGGGCCTTTTATCGCCAAGAGCATGATCGACAATCATCTGCTGGCCATAGAGAAGCCCTACTTCCAGACGGACTCTTCCAAGGATGCCGCTGAATATAATAATTCCTTCTACAAACGCGGTGACCGGTTTGCCGAAGGCGAAGCCAAAGGCCAGGAAATCCGCCTGCTACAGGTCGGAAAAAGCTTCTACTTCATCAATGAAGCCGTAGCGCAGCCTGCAGGCGAGCGGACCTTCCGTGACGGAGAGATGCATATCCAATACGGAGACACTCTGAGTGTCTATCCTGCCGAGAAGCTCTCGGCAAATGAATTATTCGCTTTTTACAAACCTGAATTCCCCGGCATTTATAAACTGGTAGGACTGTACGCGATATTCCTGGTCATCTCGATCATAGCGGAATTCGGTAAAACCTACTGGCTGCAATCGTCGGCCAATCAGGTCATCCGCAAGCTGCGGACCGATGTGTACGCCCATATCCAGCGGCTGCCTGTTTATTTCTTCGACAATCTGCCTGCCGGTAAGGTCGTCTCCCGGGTTACGAACGATACGGAAGCGGTCAAGGATCTGTTCATAGCCGTATTATCCAACTTCAGCACAGGGATTATCAATATCATCGGCGTTTATGTCGCCCTGTTCCTGCTGGATATTCACCTCGGACTGGTCAGTCTGTTCATTGTCCCGATTGTGATCCTCTGGATCGTGCTGTACCGCAAAGTTGCCACCAAATATAATACCATCATCCGTTCGCGGCTTAGTGAGATCAACGCCATCATCAATGAATCGATTCAAGGGATGTCGATCATCCGCATTTTCCGCCGCCAGAAGCAGAGCAGTGAAGAATTCGAGCGCCTGAACGATGATTATCTGAAATATCAGAATAAAATGCTCAACCTGAATGCCTTCACTTCCCACAACCTGGTGAACTCGCTGCGCAGCCTCTCCTTTGTACTGGTATTATGGTACTTTGGATTCGGCAGCCTGGATGGCTCTACCTTTGTGTCGCTGGGTGTGCTGTACGCCTTCGTCGACGTGCTCGGACGGATGTTCCAGCCAATTACCGGGATGGTCAACCAACTGGCCAATCTGGATTCCTCGATGGTCTCTGCCGGCCGCGTATTTACACTTATGGATGAACCCGGCGAACCGGTGACCGATGGTTCCATGCCGCGTTACAAGGGAGATGTGGTGTTTAAAGACGTTTCCTTTGCTTACAAAAAAGACTTCGTCCTGCGCGACATTTCCTTTGAGGCCCGCTCTGGTGAAACTGTCGCTCTGGTGGGACATACCGGCTCCGGTAAAAGCTCGATCATCAATCTCCTGTTCCGCTTCTATGATCCGCAGCGCGGAAGCATTACCATTGATGGTCAAGAAGTTAAAGATCTGCCGAAGCAGTGGCTGCGAAGCCATATGGGAATTGTGCTTCAGGATCCTTACTTGTTCACAGGGACCATCGCTTCCAATGTCAGTCTCGGGGACGAGCGGATCACACGGGAGCGGGTGGAACGGGCACTGCGGGAAGTCGGTGCGGATAAGCTGCTGTCTCATCTGCCCAAGGGCTTCGACGAACCGGTGGTGGAGAAAGGTAGCACGCTTTCGGCCGGCCAGCGTCAGCTGATTTCATTTGCCCGGGCGTTGTCCTTTGATCCGGCCATTCTTATCCTGGATGAAGCGACCTCCAACATCGATACGGAGACAGAAAGCATCATTCAGGAAGCGCTGGAGGTGCTGAAGAAAGGCCGCACCACCTTCATCATCGCTCACCGCTTATCCACAATCCGCAGTGCGGATCAGATTCTTGTCCTGCATCACGGTGAAATCGTTGAGCGCGGCAGCCATGATGAGCTCATGGCGCTGGGTGGTCGCTACTTCCGCATGTACCAGCTTCAACTCGGTGCCGGTGCGGAAAACGGAGCTGCGGCCGGCTCGGCTTCCGCATCTTCTTCCGCCTCTGCCGCAGCCCTGCAGCCTTCGTTCAAGCAGGGCTAG